A window of the Actinobacillus genomosp. 1 genome harbors these coding sequences:
- a CDS encoding LapA family protein — MKYIFGILITLAVIIVAITIGANNDQLITFNYVIAQSELRLSTLVAILFGFGLILGWLITGIFYLRIKLQNISLNRRVKRQAQQITELTTTTPKAE; from the coding sequence ATGAAGTATATTTTTGGTATTTTGATTACTCTAGCGGTAATTATTGTTGCGATAACAATTGGTGCAAATAATGATCAATTAATTACATTTAATTATGTTATTGCTCAAAGCGAATTGCGTTTATCGACTTTAGTCGCTATTTTATTCGGCTTCGGTTTAATTTTAGGTTGGTTAATTACGGGAATTTTCTATTTACGTATTAAATTGCAAAATATCTCGCTTAATCGTCGAGTTAAGCGTCAGGCACAACAAATCACTGAATTAACGACCACTACGCCGAAGGCTGAGTAA
- a CDS encoding integration host factor subunit beta, with translation MTKSELIENLVSLNPTLQVKSVEDGVKEILEQIMLFLERGERVEVRGFGSFSLHYRQPRVGRNPKTGESVKLDAKYVPHFKAGKDLKERVDLV, from the coding sequence ATGACTAAATCAGAACTTATTGAAAATTTAGTATCACTTAATCCTACTTTACAAGTGAAATCGGTAGAAGACGGCGTAAAAGAGATTTTAGAACAAATTATGCTATTTCTTGAACGAGGAGAACGTGTTGAAGTAAGAGGATTTGGTAGTTTTTCTCTACATTATCGACAACCTCGTGTCGGTCGTAATCCTAAAACAGGCGAAAGCGTAAAGTTAGATGCAAAATATGTCCCGCATTTTAAAGCAGGGAAAGATTTGAAAGAACGTGTCGATCTAGTATAA
- the rpsA gene encoding 30S ribosomal protein S1 yields MSENFAQLLEEFLATEARLGSVVKGTVVAIQKGYVIVDTGFKSESSIPAEEFTNAQGELEVQVGDQVDVVLKAVEDGFGETVVSRGDAKRNEAWIALEKAFEEQATVIGFVNGKVKGGFTVELNGVRAFLPGSLVDTRPVRDSLNLEGKELEFKVIKLDQKRNNVVVSRRAVIESESNQDRDEVLANLVEGSVVTGTVKNLTDYGAFVDLGGVDGLLHITDMAWKRVKHPSEVVAVGQEVTVKVLKFDKEKTRVSLGLKQLGQDPWAAIAQNHPVNSKLTGKVTNLTDYGCFVEILDGVEGLVHVSEMDWTNKNIHPSKVVSVGDVVEVMVLEVDEERRRISLGLKQCKANPWEHFAATHNKNDKVTGKIKSITDFGIFIGLEGGIDGLVHLSDISWNATGEEAVRNYKKGDEVEAVVLQVDAVKERISLGIKQLESDPFTNFVESTKKGAILTGKVVEVDAKGVKVELEGGVEAFIRANEATRDRVEDITTVISVGDSIEAKYTGVDRKARVVNLSVRAKDEAEESAAIAQVNKEEVAIPNAMAEAFKAAKGE; encoded by the coding sequence ATGTCAGAAAATTTTGCTCAACTACTTGAAGAATTCCTTGCGACAGAAGCTCGTTTAGGTTCTGTGGTTAAAGGTACTGTAGTAGCTATCCAAAAAGGCTATGTTATCGTTGATACAGGTTTTAAATCTGAATCATCAATTCCGGCTGAAGAATTTACAAATGCGCAAGGCGAACTTGAAGTTCAAGTTGGCGACCAAGTAGATGTAGTTCTTAAAGCGGTAGAAGATGGCTTCGGTGAAACAGTAGTTTCTCGTGGTGATGCAAAACGTAACGAAGCTTGGATTGCTTTAGAGAAAGCATTCGAAGAACAAGCTACAGTTATCGGTTTTGTTAATGGTAAAGTAAAAGGCGGTTTTACTGTTGAATTAAACGGTGTTCGTGCATTCTTACCAGGTTCATTAGTTGATACTCGTCCGGTTCGCGATTCTTTAAACTTAGAAGGTAAAGAATTAGAATTCAAAGTTATCAAACTTGATCAAAAACGTAACAACGTAGTTGTTTCTCGTCGTGCTGTAATCGAATCTGAAAGCAATCAAGATCGTGACGAAGTTTTAGCGAACTTAGTTGAAGGTTCAGTTGTTACCGGTACTGTTAAAAACTTAACAGACTACGGTGCATTCGTTGATTTAGGTGGCGTTGACGGTTTATTACATATCACTGATATGGCATGGAAACGTGTTAAACACCCAAGCGAAGTTGTTGCTGTAGGTCAAGAAGTTACTGTTAAAGTACTTAAATTTGACAAAGAGAAAACTCGTGTATCATTAGGCTTAAAACAATTAGGTCAAGATCCATGGGCTGCAATCGCTCAAAACCACCCGGTAAACAGCAAATTAACTGGTAAAGTAACTAACTTAACAGACTACGGTTGTTTCGTTGAAATTTTAGATGGTGTTGAAGGTTTAGTTCACGTTTCAGAAATGGATTGGACAAACAAAAACATCCACCCATCTAAAGTAGTTAGCGTAGGTGACGTAGTTGAAGTAATGGTTCTTGAAGTTGATGAAGAACGTCGTCGTATCTCATTAGGTTTAAAACAATGTAAAGCAAACCCTTGGGAACATTTCGCAGCAACTCACAACAAAAACGATAAAGTGACAGGTAAAATCAAATCTATCACTGATTTCGGTATCTTCATCGGTCTTGAAGGTGGTATCGACGGTTTAGTTCACTTATCTGACATTTCTTGGAATGCTACAGGTGAAGAAGCTGTTCGTAACTACAAAAAAGGTGACGAAGTGGAAGCTGTTGTATTACAAGTGGATGCGGTTAAAGAACGTATTTCTTTAGGTATCAAACAGTTAGAATCAGATCCGTTCACTAACTTCGTAGAAAGCACGAAAAAAGGTGCAATCTTAACCGGTAAAGTTGTAGAAGTTGATGCGAAAGGCGTTAAAGTTGAATTAGAAGGTGGCGTGGAAGCATTTATCCGTGCTAACGAAGCGACTCGTGACCGTGTAGAAGATATTACAACTGTTATTTCAGTCGGCGATTCTATCGAAGCTAAATACACAGGCGTAGATCGTAAAGCTCGTGTTGTTAATTTATCTGTTCGTGCGAAAGATGAAGCTGAAGAATCAGCAGCAATCGCTCAAGTGAATAAAGAAGAAGTTGCAATTCCAAACGCTATGGCTGAAGCTTTCAAAGCAGCTAAAGGTGAATAA
- the cmk gene encoding (d)CMP kinase, translating into MKNFIITVDGPSGAGKGTLCHALAEKLGFDFLDSGAIYRITALAAVKSGTALDDEDSLAEIGRNLDVKFIPKDGEVNVILNGENVGDQIRTAEAGQNASKVAVFPKVREALLQRQRDFSSDRGLIADGRDMGTVVFPDAQVKLFLDASAEERTKRRVKQLQEKGFNANFDEILAEIKERDYRDRNRAVAPLVPAKDALLLDSTDLSINEVIEQALNHISQYVKF; encoded by the coding sequence ATGAAGAATTTTATTATTACCGTTGATGGTCCAAGCGGGGCGGGTAAAGGCACTTTATGTCATGCACTGGCAGAAAAATTAGGCTTCGATTTTTTAGATTCGGGGGCGATTTATCGTATCACGGCACTGGCGGCGGTTAAATCGGGTACGGCATTAGATGATGAGGATTCATTGGCGGAAATCGGTCGTAATTTAGATGTAAAATTTATACCGAAAGACGGAGAAGTTAATGTCATTCTAAACGGTGAAAATGTCGGAGATCAAATTCGTACTGCCGAAGCCGGTCAGAATGCCTCAAAAGTTGCGGTATTTCCTAAGGTGCGAGAAGCATTATTGCAACGCCAGCGCGATTTTAGTTCGGACAGAGGTTTAATTGCTGACGGTCGAGATATGGGAACGGTCGTATTTCCGGATGCTCAAGTAAAACTTTTTTTAGACGCAAGTGCCGAGGAACGAACAAAAAGACGTGTAAAACAGTTGCAAGAAAAAGGATTTAATGCTAACTTTGACGAGATTTTAGCCGAGATTAAAGAGCGTGATTATCGAGATAGAAATCGTGCGGTTGCGCCTTTAGTTCCGGCTAAGGATGCGTTGCTACTTGATTCAACTGACTTATCAATCAATGAAGTGATTGAACAGGCTTTGAATCATATTAGTCAATACGTTAAATTTTAA
- the degS gene encoding outer membrane-stress sensor serine endopeptidase DegS: MVKKIVQAVAFGLFCAFLIIFVSPLVNHKSVTVNGKTTHIESYHDAVQLASPAVVNVYNHALSQDGKTFEVKNLGSGVIMTADGYILTNKHVVQNAAQIIVALQTGSISNAKLVGDDTLTDLAVLKIEADNLPTIPQNSERPVRIGDVVLAIGNPFNLGQSITQGIISATGRNALTDGGRQNFIQTDASINRGNSGGALVNSAGELIGINTLSLGKTSDELAEGLNFAIPINLATQIMSKIIQDGRVIRGYFGVNSSLYSSIFDEEDAKGVLITGVAINGPAYQAGIEENDRILKVGEVDAVSPTQMMDLLGNMKPGAKVQVKVLRDGKEFDADVVIGEFPEL, from the coding sequence ATGGTAAAGAAGATTGTACAAGCGGTTGCATTCGGTTTGTTTTGTGCATTTCTCATCATTTTTGTTTCTCCGTTAGTAAACCATAAATCGGTTACGGTAAATGGGAAAACGACGCATATTGAAAGTTATCATGATGCCGTTCAATTAGCTTCTCCGGCTGTAGTGAACGTGTATAACCATGCATTAAGCCAAGACGGAAAAACATTTGAAGTTAAAAATCTCGGTTCAGGGGTGATTATGACTGCTGACGGATATATTCTGACTAACAAACATGTGGTGCAGAATGCGGCACAAATTATAGTCGCATTACAAACCGGCAGTATTTCTAATGCGAAACTTGTAGGTGATGATACCTTGACTGATTTAGCCGTATTAAAAATTGAAGCGGATAATTTACCGACCATACCACAGAATAGTGAACGACCGGTAAGAATTGGTGATGTCGTTTTGGCAATAGGTAATCCGTTTAATTTAGGTCAGAGTATTACTCAAGGCATTATCAGTGCTACCGGACGCAATGCTTTAACGGACGGAGGACGTCAGAATTTTATTCAAACCGATGCGTCTATTAATAGAGGTAATTCCGGTGGGGCTTTAGTAAATTCTGCAGGAGAACTTATCGGCATTAATACGCTGAGTTTAGGGAAAACCAGTGATGAACTTGCAGAAGGGCTAAATTTTGCCATACCGATCAATTTAGCTACGCAAATTATGTCAAAGATTATTCAAGACGGACGGGTAATCAGAGGATATTTCGGGGTAAATAGTTCTTTGTATTCATCTATTTTTGATGAAGAAGATGCCAAGGGCGTATTAATTACAGGGGTTGCGATTAACGGACCGGCATATCAAGCCGGAATTGAAGAAAATGACCGAATTTTAAAAGTCGGGGAAGTTGATGCGGTTTCGCCTACCCAGATGATGGATTTGTTAGGAAATATGAAACCCGGGGCGAAAGTTCAAGTAAAAGTTTTACGCGATGGAAAAGAGTTTGATGCAGATGTTGTTATTGGCGAATTTCCGGAACTGTAA
- the secG gene encoding preprotein translocase subunit SecG — protein MLNVLTIIYLVVAVALIGFVLMQQGKGADAGASFGAGASGTVFGSAGSANFLSRTTAVLAVIFFGISLLIGNLNSHQTAPKSQFEDLSGVQQKVEQPKVENPNNDIPQ, from the coding sequence ATGTTAAACGTATTAACAATTATTTATCTCGTTGTTGCGGTTGCATTAATCGGTTTTGTGTTAATGCAACAAGGTAAAGGTGCGGATGCCGGTGCTTCTTTCGGAGCAGGTGCTTCAGGAACAGTTTTCGGTTCAGCAGGTTCGGCTAACTTTTTATCAAGAACAACAGCGGTTTTAGCAGTTATCTTTTTTGGCATTAGTTTATTAATTGGCAATTTAAATTCGCATCAAACTGCGCCAAAAAGTCAATTTGAAGATTTAAGCGGTGTTCAACAAAAAGTTGAGCAACCTAAAGTAGAAAACCCAAATAACGATATTCCTCAATAA
- a CDS encoding DNA topoisomerase III gives MRVFLAEKPSLARAIADVLPKPHTRGDGYIQCGENDTVTWCIGHLLEQAEPDIYDERFKMWRMEHLPIVPQQWKLVPKKETLKQLKAVEKLVKKADVLVNAGDPDREGQLLVDEVFSYLNVPAEKRNRIQRCLVSDLNPSAVKKAIDKLQNNRDFIPLATSALARARADWLYGINMTRAYTLQGRWAGYQGVLSVGRVQTPVLGLIVRRDLEIENFVPKDYFEVLAHILVPETQERFTAQWQPSKACEDYQDEDGRVLSKSLAENVVKRITNKAALVTDYQDKIETETAPLPYSLSVLQIDAARRYGLSAQAVLDICQKLYETHKLITYPRSDNRYLPNEHYADRFKVMAAIAHHLDEYKEKPEAVNPEIRNRCWNDKKVEAHHAIIPTARQGSVQLTENEKRIYQLIARQYLMQFCPDAEYRKGKIVLDIAGGVFNAQARNLIVAGWKALLGKEDSDEVLEPLLPVVKKGQQLHCEKGEIFSKKTQPPRHFTDASLLSAMTGIARFVQDKQLKKVLRETDGLGTEATRAGIIELLFKRGFLVKKGRNIHSTEAGRILISALPDEATQPDMTAHWEMQLTDISKKQASYQQFMTELIGKLPELLHTERQKLQNLSRIQPPVSYRKRSSFKKNSQTAEK, from the coding sequence TTGAGAGTATTTTTAGCGGAAAAACCGAGTTTGGCAAGAGCAATCGCAGACGTATTACCGAAGCCGCATACCCGTGGTGACGGTTATATTCAATGTGGCGAAAATGATACGGTAACTTGGTGTATCGGTCATTTATTGGAACAAGCGGAACCTGATATTTACGACGAACGTTTTAAAATGTGGCGAATGGAGCATTTGCCGATTGTCCCGCAGCAATGGAAATTAGTGCCGAAAAAAGAAACGTTGAAGCAGCTAAAAGCGGTCGAAAAATTGGTAAAAAAAGCGGACGTATTAGTCAATGCCGGCGACCCAGATAGAGAAGGACAACTGCTGGTTGATGAAGTGTTCAGCTATCTAAATGTACCGGCGGAAAAGCGCAATCGGATTCAGCGTTGTTTGGTGAGTGATCTCAATCCAAGTGCAGTCAAAAAAGCAATTGATAAATTGCAAAATAATCGTGATTTTATACCGCTTGCGACTTCTGCGTTAGCACGAGCAAGGGCGGATTGGTTATATGGCATTAATATGACGCGAGCTTATACCTTACAAGGGCGTTGGGCAGGTTACCAAGGTGTATTGTCGGTTGGGCGTGTTCAAACGCCGGTGTTAGGTTTAATTGTACGCCGAGATCTGGAAATAGAAAATTTTGTGCCGAAAGATTATTTTGAAGTATTGGCGCATATTTTGGTGCCGGAAACTCAAGAACGTTTTACCGCACAATGGCAACCGAGTAAGGCTTGTGAAGATTATCAAGATGAAGACGGGCGAGTGTTATCCAAAAGTCTGGCGGAAAATGTCGTTAAGCGCATTACTAACAAAGCTGCATTAGTAACGGATTATCAAGATAAAATTGAAACCGAAACGGCACCACTGCCTTACTCATTGTCGGTACTACAAATTGATGCGGCTCGTCGTTACGGTTTATCGGCGCAAGCGGTGTTAGATATTTGCCAGAAACTATACGAAACGCATAAGTTAATTACCTATCCTCGTTCGGATAACCGTTATTTACCGAATGAGCATTATGCCGATCGTTTTAAAGTAATGGCGGCAATTGCTCATCACCTAGATGAATATAAAGAAAAACCTGAGGCGGTTAATCCGGAAATTCGTAATCGTTGTTGGAATGATAAAAAAGTGGAAGCGCACCATGCTATTATTCCGACCGCTCGTCAAGGCTCGGTACAACTAACTGAAAACGAAAAACGTATTTATCAACTGATTGCTCGTCAATACTTAATGCAATTTTGTCCGGATGCGGAATATCGCAAGGGTAAAATCGTATTGGATATCGCCGGCGGTGTTTTTAATGCACAAGCTCGAAACTTGATTGTTGCCGGTTGGAAAGCATTATTAGGCAAAGAAGACAGTGATGAAGTGTTAGAACCATTGTTGCCGGTTGTAAAAAAAGGACAGCAATTACATTGTGAAAAAGGTGAAATTTTCAGTAAGAAAACCCAGCCGCCTCGCCATTTTACTGATGCAAGTTTATTATCGGCAATGACCGGTATTGCGCGCTTTGTACAAGATAAACAGCTCAAAAAAGTATTGCGAGAAACGGACGGTTTAGGGACGGAAGCAACGCGTGCCGGTATTATTGAGTTGCTGTTCAAGAGAGGATTTTTAGTTAAAAAAGGGCGGAATATCCATAGTACGGAAGCTGGGCGGATTTTAATTAGTGCATTGCCGGATGAAGCAACTCAGCCGGATATGACCGCACATTGGGAAATGCAATTGACGGATATTAGTAAAAAGCAAGCAAGTTATCAGCAATTTATGACGGAATTAATCGGTAAACTTCCGGAGTTATTGCATACGGAAAGACAGAAATTGCAAAATTTAAGTCGAATTCAACCGCCTGTTTCTTATCGTAAGCGGTCAAGTTTTAAGAAAAATTCACAAACTGCTGAAAAATAA
- a CDS encoding alkaline phosphatase: MKLSKIALVLFVGATVHQTAIAQSTTTDGAKAKNVILLISDGAGINTWKAASYFRHGALGKEVYDQFDVKLFASTHPLNTSTKPTHSSKNSVKFDPKELWNKDKSSYQHKGNLNNYTSYFGGYEYAQTNFTDSAAAATALASGHKTYNNAINWSNDDTRLKNIGEYVVESGRALGVISSVQWSHATPAGFLSHNVNRNNYAEIAKEAVTSGTASVIMGTGHPYFDKNGKAVQPKDEKDFRYVGGKETWDNLVAGKTDYTLIDSKDDFIALAEGKLDFKGKTKILGTAPNNATLQFNRSGVSAGALLENQPDLATMTLGALNVVSKNDKGFFLMVEGGAVDWAAHANNLPRIVEEQIDFNLAVEAAVNWVEKNSSWDETLLIVTTDHGNGFLQGPNSNEKIYSEIVNQGAGALPLVRWYSDNHTRELVPVYAKGFGAKHFLEIAKPEAGLGTYYKAPADSQFFVDNTDIFRTMLKAFDIKAE, translated from the coding sequence ATGAAATTATCTAAAATCGCGCTTGTTTTATTCGTAGGTGCAACTGTTCATCAAACCGCTATCGCGCAATCAACGACTACAGACGGTGCTAAAGCGAAAAATGTCATCTTATTAATTAGTGACGGTGCAGGCATTAATACTTGGAAAGCAGCGAGTTATTTTCGTCACGGCGCATTAGGCAAAGAAGTTTATGATCAATTTGATGTAAAATTATTTGCTTCTACTCACCCTCTCAATACTTCGACCAAACCGACTCACTCGTCAAAAAATTCCGTTAAATTTGATCCGAAAGAATTATGGAACAAAGATAAATCAAGCTATCAACATAAAGGTAATTTAAACAATTACACTAGCTATTTCGGCGGATACGAATACGCCCAAACTAACTTTACCGATAGTGCCGCAGCGGCAACCGCATTAGCAAGCGGACATAAAACTTATAATAATGCAATCAACTGGTCAAACGACGATACACGCCTAAAAAACATTGGTGAATATGTCGTTGAATCCGGTCGTGCGCTAGGTGTAATCAGCTCGGTACAATGGAGCCATGCGACACCTGCCGGTTTCTTATCACATAATGTAAACCGTAACAATTATGCCGAAATCGCTAAAGAAGCGGTAACCTCCGGTACTGCATCGGTAATTATGGGAACCGGTCACCCATACTTTGATAAAAACGGTAAAGCAGTTCAACCGAAAGATGAAAAAGATTTCCGTTATGTCGGGGGAAAAGAAACTTGGGATAATTTAGTTGCAGGTAAAACCGACTATACGTTGATTGACAGTAAAGATGATTTTATTGCACTTGCCGAAGGTAAATTAGATTTTAAAGGTAAAACGAAAATTTTAGGTACGGCACCGAATAACGCTACATTGCAATTTAACCGTTCCGGTGTGAGTGCGGGAGCATTACTCGAAAACCAACCTGATTTAGCTACGATGACATTAGGCGCATTAAATGTTGTCAGCAAAAATGATAAAGGTTTCTTCTTAATGGTTGAAGGCGGTGCGGTGGACTGGGCGGCTCACGCTAATAATCTACCTCGTATCGTGGAAGAGCAAATCGACTTTAACCTTGCGGTAGAAGCGGCGGTAAACTGGGTTGAGAAAAACAGTTCTTGGGATGAAACGTTACTTATCGTGACGACCGACCATGGTAACGGCTTCTTACAAGGTCCGAATTCTAATGAAAAAATCTATTCGGAAATCGTAAATCAAGGTGCCGGCGCACTTCCTCTCGTACGTTGGTATTCAGATAACCATACCCGAGAATTAGTACCGGTATATGCGAAAGGTTTCGGTGCGAAACACTTCCTTGAAATTGCAAAACCGGAAGCCGGTTTAGGTACTTACTATAAAGCCCCAGCGGACAGCCAATTCTTTGTAGATAATACGGATATATTCCGTACCATGCTCAAAGCATTCGACATTAAAGCGGAATAA